CGAATTTCGCGAGACTCTTTACATTATCGACAGGCGTTTGCGGCAGGATGCCGTGCCCCAGGTTGAATATGTGTCCCGGTCGCCCGTTCGCCTGCTGAAGGATGCGGTCAGCTCTCGCCTCGATCTCCTTCCAGTTGGCGAAGAGCGTAACCGGGTCGAGGTTCCCTTGCACGGCAGGCTGGTGATTCATCCTGGCCCAGCCTTCGTCGAGAGGAATCCGCCAGTCGAGGCCGATCACGTCCGCCCCCGTCTCCTGCATCGACGTCAGCAGAGTCGAACTATCTGTCCCGAAATAGATGATCGGCGAACCCGAAACCTTCAACCGCCGAACCAACTCTGTCGTATGCGGCAGCACGTAACGCCGGTAGTCCTCAACGCTCAGGCAGCCGACCCAGCTGTCAAAGACCTGGTGAACGTCCGCCCCGGCCCTGATCTGCTCCAGCGAGTACGCCGCCAAGACATCTACCAGCTTGCGGTTGAGCTCGTCCCAGACCTGCGGCTGGTTGTACATCATCTTTTTGACTTCGAGGTAATTGCGAGACCCGCCGCCCTCGATCATGTAGCTCGCCAGCGTGAACGGCGCGCCGCAGAAGCTGATCACCGGCAGCCTGTCGCCCCAGTGGCGAACGCACTCAGCAATCCCCTCTGGCACGTAGCCCAGTTCCGCCGTACGATCGGTTCGCAGGACACGCACGTCCTCGGCCGTCCGCAGCGGACGCTCAATGACCGGCCCCTCGCCGACCGAGAAATGGAACGGTAGTCCCATTACTTCGAGCGGCAGCAGCAGGTCGGCGAAGATAATGGCGGCGTCTACCTTGAGGACTTCAGCCGCGGTGATCGTCACCTCGGCGGCCAACTTCGGCTTCTTGCAGATCTCGACCAATGAATGGTGCTTTCGAACATCGCGGTATTCGGACATGTACCGGCCCGCCTGTCGCATGAACCACATCGGCGTCGACTCGGTGGGCAGGCCCTTGCAGGCGCGGACAAACAGTGAATTAGGGGCAGCCATAAGAGAATTATCAGTTTAGCAGCCGGGTGAACACCTGGGTGTGATGACAGTCACAGGGGCCTCTACCTTATTTTGCGCCCAGCGACCGACGGGATTACGGAGATTTCCCGAGCCTCCGAGGTGCTCTGAACGAGTTAAGATTGTCCTCAACAACCCAAACCACTCGGCCTTTTGCAGGCCCAGAAGGTGCAAGCCCTTAAGGTACTTCCTTTTCGTATACCCGGGGCTTGTGGTCGCCGTATGCGTGTGTTACCAAGTATGCAACTCATCCATGTCGTAATCATTGCCGTTCAGGAGCTGCGATGAAGGTCGTGATGTTGTGCGGAGGCTTGGGAACCCGCCTGCGGGAGGAGACCGAATTCCGCCCCAAACCGCTGGTCGAAATCGGCGGCCGTCCCATTCTCTGGCACATCATGAAGAGCTACGCGCACTATGGTTTCCGCGAGTTCGTCCTCTGCCTCGGTTACCGCGGCAACATGATCAAGGATTACTTCCTGAACTACGAGGCGATGAACAACGACTTCACCGTCTGCCTCGGGCGCAATTCGAAGATTGAATTCAGGAATAACCACCAGGAGCAGGATTTCCACGTCACTCTCTCCGACACCGGCCAGAGCACGATGACGGGCGGCCGCGTCAAGCGCATCGAGCGCTACATCGGCGAAGACACCTTCATGCTCACTTATGGCGATGGCGTCGCCGACGTGGACATCAAGAAACTATTCGAGTTCCACAAAAGCCACGGCAAGCTGGCGACGGTTACCACCGTAAGTCCGAGTTCCCGGTTCGGCATGATCGAGTCAAACTCCATCGGCCGCGTCACCCATTTCAAAGAGAAGCCCAAGACCAGTGAACGTGCCAGCGCCGGCTTCTTTGTCCTCGATCGCAAGGTCTTCGACTACATTTCCGGTGACGATTGCATCTTCGAGCGCGAACCGCTGGAGCGTCTGGCCAACGAAGGCCAGCTCATGGCCTACCAGCACGAAGGCTTTTTCTACGCAATGGACACCTACCGCGAGTACGAATACTTGAACCAGCTTTGGTCGGCCGGTGAAGCCCCATGGAAAGTTTGGCAGGAATGAAGAACGGCTTCTGGCGAGATCGCGCGGTCTTCATAACCGGCGCAACCGGACTGGTCGGCGGATGGCTGACCAAGCACCTGCTGGACCAGGGCGCGAACGTCACCACGCTCGTCCGCGACTGGGTTCCTGCTAGCGAATTCGTCCATGCTGGCCTCGCCGATCGCGTGAACGTCGTCCGTGGCGGCCTCGCAAGTCCATATCTTCTCGAGCGCGTCATTGGCGAGTACGAAATCGAAATTGTCTTCCACCTCGCCGCGCAAACTATTGTCGGCATCGCCAATCGGAATCCGCTCTCAACCTTTGAAAGCAATGTTCGCGGCACCTGGAACCTGCTTGAGGCCTGCCGCCGCTCGCCACTGGTCAAATCGATCGTGCTCGCCTCGTCCGACAAGGCTTACGGGGACCAGGAAGTTCTTCCCTAC
The nucleotide sequence above comes from Terriglobia bacterium. Encoded proteins:
- the hemE gene encoding uroporphyrinogen decarboxylase, coding for MAAPNSLFVRACKGLPTESTPMWFMRQAGRYMSEYRDVRKHHSLVEICKKPKLAAEVTITAAEVLKVDAAIIFADLLLPLEVMGLPFHFSVGEGPVIERPLRTAEDVRVLRTDRTAELGYVPEGIAECVRHWGDRLPVISFCGAPFTLASYMIEGGGSRNYLEVKKMMYNQPQVWDELNRKLVDVLAAYSLEQIRAGADVHQVFDSWVGCLSVEDYRRYVLPHTTELVRRLKVSGSPIIYFGTDSSTLLTSMQETGADVIGLDWRIPLDEGWARMNHQPAVQGNLDPVTLFANWKEIEARADRILQQANGRPGHIFNLGHGILPQTPVDNVKSLAKFVRERSAALRTQAVR
- the rfbF gene encoding glucose-1-phosphate cytidylyltransferase, with amino-acid sequence MKVVMLCGGLGTRLREETEFRPKPLVEIGGRPILWHIMKSYAHYGFREFVLCLGYRGNMIKDYFLNYEAMNNDFTVCLGRNSKIEFRNNHQEQDFHVTLSDTGQSTMTGGRVKRIERYIGEDTFMLTYGDGVADVDIKKLFEFHKSHGKLATVTTVSPSSRFGMIESNSIGRVTHFKEKPKTSERASAGFFVLDRKVFDYISGDDCIFEREPLERLANEGQLMAYQHEGFFYAMDTYREYEYLNQLWSAGEAPWKVWQE